A section of the Lathamus discolor isolate bLatDis1 chromosome 6, bLatDis1.hap1, whole genome shotgun sequence genome encodes:
- the TMEM204 gene encoding transmembrane protein 204 — MTIQKLVATAVLVALVSLVLNNAAAFTSNWVYQTLEDGRKRSVGLWRMCWLAEKSRGGASTNARHGQGEERECEALGWGSESAGFQESRSTVKLQFDMMRACNLIATVALTAGQLIFVLGLMELPIISQDTQWWEEAIAAVFQLASFVLVIGLVTFYRIGPYTNLSWSCYLNIGACLLATLAAAILIWNILHRREDCMAPRVIVISRTLTARFRRGLENDYVESPC; from the exons ATGACTATCCAGAAACTGGTAGCCACAGCTGTGTTGGTAGCCCTGGTCTCACTTGTTCTCAACAATGCCGCTGCCTTTACTTCCAACTGGGTGTACCAGACCCTGGAGGATGGGCGTAAGCGCAGCGTGGGGCTCTGGAGGATGTGCTGGCTGGCAGAGAAGAGCAGAGGAGGTGCAAGCACGAATGCCAGGCATGGGCAAGGGGAGGAGCGCGAGTGTGAAGCCCTGGGCTGGGGTTCGGAGTCAGCTGGGTTCCAGGAATCCCGCAGCACTGTCAAAC TGCAGTTTGATATGATGCGTGCTTGCAATCTCATCGCCACTGTTGCTCTGACTGCTGGCCAGCTCATCTTTGTCCTGGGCCTAATGGAGCTGCCTATCATTTCCCAGGATACCCAGTGGTGGGAGGAGGCTATAGCTGCCGTGTTTCAACTTGCCA GTTTTGTTCTGGTCATCGGATTGGTGACTTTCTACCGCATCGGACCATACACCAACCTCTCTTGGTCTTGCTATCTGAACATTGGAGCCTGTCTTTTGGCCACGCTGGCAGCTGCCATTCTCATTTGGAACATCCTTCACAGGCGTGAGGACTGCATGGCACCCCGGGTCATTGTCATTAGCCGTACCCTGACAGCACGGTTTCGCCGTGGGCTGGAAAATGACTATGTTGAGTCCCCGTGCTGA